A genomic segment from uncultured Marinifilum sp. encodes:
- a CDS encoding thiamine pyrophosphate-dependent enzyme: MTATTEINSIISKENLVYKKTDLLLDNEMHYCPGCTHGVIHKVIAEVIDEMDIQDKTIGVSPVGCSVLAYNYIDIDWQQAAHGRAPALATAASRLMPDRYVFTYQGDGDLASIGCAEIMHACNRGENIVVVFVNNAIYGMTGGQMAPTTLEGQVTATSPYGRDCANTGYPMKMSEIVSTLRGTRFVTRQSAETPGAVRKLKKAIRKGFENTREKKGLSFIEVVGTCSSGWKVTPTKANEWMKENMFPYYPLGTLKDE; this comes from the coding sequence ATGACAGCAACGACTGAAATCAACAGTATAATTAGCAAAGAGAATTTGGTTTATAAGAAAACCGATCTTCTTTTAGATAACGAGATGCACTATTGCCCGGGTTGTACACATGGTGTAATCCACAAGGTTATTGCTGAAGTTATCGACGAAATGGATATTCAGGATAAAACAATTGGAGTTTCTCCTGTTGGTTGTTCTGTATTGGCTTACAACTATATTGATATTGACTGGCAACAAGCTGCTCATGGTAGAGCTCCTGCTTTGGCCACAGCAGCATCTCGCTTAATGCCAGATAGATATGTGTTTACTTATCAGGGCGATGGCGATTTAGCATCAATTGGTTGTGCTGAAATTATGCATGCATGTAATCGTGGAGAAAACATTGTAGTGGTTTTTGTAAACAATGCAATTTACGGTATGACTGGTGGACAAATGGCTCCAACTACATTGGAAGGTCAGGTAACAGCTACTTCTCCTTATGGACGTGATTGTGCAAATACAGGTTATCCAATGAAAATGAGCGAAATTGTAAGTACTTTAAGAGGTACTCGTTTTGTAACTCGTCAATCTGCCGAAACACCTGGTGCAGTTAGAAAATTGAAAAAAGCAATCCGTAAAGGTTTCGAAAATACCAGAGAGAAGAAAGGTCTTTCTTTTATCGAAGTAGTTGGTACTTGTAGTTCAGGTTGGAAAGTAACTCCAACTAAGGCCAATGAGTGGATGAAAGAAAATATGTTCCCTTACTATCCATTGGGTACATTAAAAGATGAATAG
- a CDS encoding 4Fe-4S binding protein yields the protein MAKFKGAIVVETEKCKGCGLCVEACPTGVIELARDVNGKGYHYAYMANPDACIGCVSCGLVCPDTVITVYKVKAS from the coding sequence ATGGCAAAATTTAAAGGTGCTATTGTAGTCGAAACCGAAAAATGTAAAGGTTGTGGCCTTTGTGTTGAAGCTTGTCCTACAGGAGTTATCGAGTTGGCAAGAGACGTAAATGGTAAAGGATACCATTATGCGTATATGGCTAACCCAGATGCATGTATTGGATGTGTAAGTTGTGGTTTAGTTTGTCCGGATACTGTAATAACAGTATACAAAGTAAAGGCAAGTTAA
- a CDS encoding pitrilysin family protein translates to MKNIYRIFALAVVVCFVFTASAQVDRTKAPAAGPAPKIQLGDYDSFTLKNGMKVLVVENHKLPKVEFAMSLLIDPIVEGDKAGYTSFVGELLERGTASRSADQIAEEIDFIGAQMGAGARGVQAGGLSRYKEKILELMADVTLNPTFPQDEFDKIVKQSLSGLEANKTDSKAIAGNVKSRVLYGENHPYGDVVTEATVKNITIEDCKKYHESYFKPNVALMAIVGDITTKEAKKLVKKYFGDWEQGDVPTHKYEMPAKIEGKRVVLSNKDAASQSTIQVINLINLKKGSPDVIPARVMNSMLGRGFLGLLNKNLREDKAYTYGAYSGISSDKLVGTFYTASEVKSEVTDSALMEMAIEINRIRDTRLTQDHLDMTKATLAGDFARSLEAPSTIADFAMAIERYNLPEDYYATYLEKLEKVTLDDIQAMAKKYADPNNAVYLVVGDKKYKNRLAKLDSDGEVEEYDYKGDIVKEDPNAIPDGLTCKSVMENYVSAIGGRDKWMAVKDLSFKGEMKMGPMSVNVESAYKNNEKYCMKMIMNGQVMQSVVYNGAAAKIVAMGQEKQAGEAELSKFKLQAQMCPELNMQNLGYKMKIVGAETVDGEKSYKLEVVDADGISRYDFFSVDSGLKLKTVMQQNGVSVVVLYKEYKEVDGVKYPFLTLTKMGPQEMPLSITELSVNKGVEDSLFN, encoded by the coding sequence ATGAAAAATATATATAGAATTTTTGCACTTGCTGTAGTTGTATGTTTTGTATTTACTGCCAGTGCTCAAGTTGATAGAACAAAGGCTCCGGCCGCCGGACCTGCACCAAAAATTCAATTGGGAGACTATGATAGTTTTACTCTGAAAAATGGAATGAAAGTTTTGGTTGTAGAAAATCATAAGCTTCCTAAGGTTGAGTTTGCAATGTCTTTACTTATCGATCCAATAGTAGAGGGAGATAAGGCTGGATATACATCTTTTGTAGGGGAATTATTGGAGCGTGGAACTGCTAGCCGTTCTGCCGATCAAATTGCAGAAGAAATAGATTTTATTGGTGCACAAATGGGTGCTGGAGCACGTGGAGTTCAAGCGGGTGGATTGTCAAGATACAAAGAGAAAATCTTGGAATTAATGGCTGATGTAACTTTAAATCCTACATTTCCTCAAGATGAATTTGATAAGATTGTAAAACAAAGTTTATCGGGGCTAGAAGCTAATAAAACAGATTCTAAAGCTATTGCTGGTAATGTTAAAAGTAGAGTGTTGTATGGCGAAAATCATCCTTATGGTGATGTTGTAACCGAAGCAACAGTTAAAAATATTACCATTGAAGACTGTAAGAAATATCACGAAAGTTATTTTAAACCAAATGTGGCTTTAATGGCAATTGTAGGTGATATTACAACTAAAGAAGCTAAAAAATTAGTGAAAAAGTATTTTGGAGATTGGGAGCAGGGAGATGTGCCAACTCATAAATACGAAATGCCTGCAAAAATTGAAGGAAAAAGAGTTGTTTTGTCTAATAAAGATGCAGCAAGCCAGTCTACTATTCAAGTAATTAATTTAATAAATCTTAAAAAAGGTAGTCCTGATGTGATTCCTGCAAGAGTTATGAATTCAATGTTGGGACGTGGTTTCTTAGGTTTATTAAATAAAAATCTTCGCGAAGATAAAGCTTATACTTACGGCGCATATTCTGGTATATCTTCTGATAAATTAGTTGGAACATTTTATACTGCTTCTGAAGTTAAAAGTGAAGTTACAGATAGTGCTTTAATGGAAATGGCAATTGAGATTAATAGAATTAGAGATACTCGATTAACTCAGGATCATTTAGATATGACCAAAGCTACATTAGCTGGTGATTTTGCTCGTTCTCTTGAGGCTCCATCAACAATTGCTGATTTTGCAATGGCAATTGAGCGTTACAATTTACCTGAAGATTATTATGCAACTTATCTTGAGAAATTAGAGAAAGTTACTTTAGATGATATTCAGGCTATGGCGAAGAAATATGCCGATCCGAATAATGCTGTTTATCTTGTTGTTGGCGATAAAAAATATAAGAATCGTTTGGCCAAGTTAGATTCTGATGGAGAAGTAGAGGAGTATGATTACAAAGGTGATATTGTTAAAGAAGATCCGAATGCAATTCCTGATGGTTTAACCTGTAAATCGGTTATGGAAAATTATGTGAGTGCAATTGGTGGTCGTGATAAGTGGATGGCTGTAAAAGATCTTAGCTTTAAAGGCGAAATGAAAATGGGTCCTATGAGTGTAAATGTTGAATCGGCATACAAAAACAACGAAAAATACTGTATGAAAATGATCATGAATGGTCAGGTAATGCAATCTGTTGTATATAATGGAGCAGCTGCTAAAATTGTGGCAATGGGTCAGGAAAAACAAGCAGGAGAAGCCGAATTGAGTAAGTTTAAATTGCAGGCTCAAATGTGTCCTGAATTGAATATGCAGAACTTAGGTTACAAAATGAAAATTGTAGGAGCTGAAACTGTCGATGGAGAAAAATCATATAAACTTGAAGTTGTAGATGCCGATGGTATTTCAAGATACGATTTCTTTTCTGTTGATTCTGGTTTAAAGCTTAAAACAGTTATGCAGCAAAATGGAGTGAGCGTTGTAGTTCTTTATAAAGAATATAAAGAAGTTGATGGTGTTAAATATCCTTTCTTAACGCTTACTAAAATGGGACCTCAGGAAATGCCATTGTCTATTACCGAATTATCTGTAAATAAAGGAGTAGAAGACTCTTTGTTTAACTAA
- a CDS encoding flavodoxin, producing MSKIGLFYGPEGGNVEKVAKLIAEKINTRKVEVHKVKEIDADVVSQYSNIIMGVSTLGKHTWSSDNSGNDWDRFLPSLDGLDLKGKKIAMFGLGDHIAYADFFVDSMGDLADVLKTTGAEIVGKVTDEGYEFNESKAFVDGMFVGLPIDEDFESELTDERVDKWLEIILPVFV from the coding sequence ATGAGTAAAATTGGATTGTTTTACGGACCCGAAGGTGGTAATGTGGAAAAAGTTGCCAAATTAATTGCCGAAAAAATAAATACAAGAAAAGTAGAAGTACATAAGGTTAAGGAAATAGATGCTGATGTAGTATCGCAGTATTCCAATATAATTATGGGAGTTTCTACTCTGGGAAAACATACCTGGTCTTCCGATAATTCGGGTAACGATTGGGATCGCTTTTTACCAAGCTTAGATGGTTTGGATTTAAAAGGGAAAAAAATTGCCATGTTCGGTTTGGGTGATCATATTGCTTACGCCGATTTTTTTGTCGACTCAATGGGAGACTTAGCTGATGTATTAAAAACAACCGGTGCCGAAATTGTCGGGAAAGTTACCGATGAAGGATATGAATTTAATGAATCGAAAGCCTTTGTAGATGGTATGTTTGTAGGATTGCCTATCGATGAAGATTTCGAATCAGAATTGACAGATGAAAGAGTTGATAAATGGTTGGAGATAATTCTTCCGGTATTTGTTTAG
- a CDS encoding insulinase family protein yields MRKTLLLISALLISAGIFAQKQVPLDPKVKKGTLKNGMTYYIRSNQMPKERADFYIVHNVGASLETDAQNGLAHFCEHMAFNGTKNFPKKGVLNFLERIGVKFGHNVNAFTSTDVTCYNLSDVPLTKPEYVDSALLVLHDWSNYVSFESEEIDAERGVIHEEWRSRRNADFRMSKATMPVIYKDSKYAERDVIGELDVIDNCSYETMRSFYRDWYRPDLQAIIIVGDFDAEKMEKKVVDLFSKIPAAVNPKERTLFELPDNKEPLIAIATDKEARNAQIRVMYKNDVVPPEKKDISYLRYLYIQNLIEMMLGDRFSEKTQSENPPYVYAFGYYGDMVRTKSAFTTVSVAKLDNIDLGLISLLDENERIKRYGFVSSELDRAKADLLSRLEKAFNDRDKQKNESYVWEYFENFLTNEPIPGVEMEYQIAQMLLPAIKVDEVNAKIQSWIHDDNMLVSITGPEKDGVVYPTKEKVAEYILESRKKDIKAYKDNVSNEPLIAKAPKAGKVIDSSLNKELDATIWKLENGLKVIIKKTDFKDDEIMMKAYSYGGSSLYPAEYMPSADLLGVIVGESGLASFDKTSLQKKLAGKVASVSPYVSELKEGFDGRSSVKDFETLLQLTNLYFTNPRFDESTYKGVMSRYAAVIQNKSANPMSCFGDSIRTVMADYNPRVKPMNKELLKKVEFSKIREIYKDRFADASDFTFIFVGNIDAEVAKPMIETYLGSLPSINRKEDFKDNGVRPPYRIVDRDIFMDMEIPKASVYVSFVGEAKYNCNTRLCLEAISHILDLRYTEEIREKEGGTYGVSTWEDFDKIPYEGYSMNMYFDCDPDKVEKLKSLLYSEIEKLKKDGPSDVDLDKARKYFQKSREENLHKNKFWINALEHNCIYNENIVAPKNYDEIVKSLTGKMIQKTANKIFDNNQHVEIIMKPKKS; encoded by the coding sequence ATGAGAAAGACACTTCTTTTAATAAGTGCTTTACTTATTTCTGCTGGTATCTTTGCGCAGAAACAAGTTCCACTTGATCCAAAAGTAAAAAAAGGAACATTGAAAAATGGCATGACTTACTACATTAGAAGTAACCAGATGCCAAAAGAACGAGCTGATTTTTATATCGTTCATAATGTAGGTGCAAGTTTAGAAACCGATGCACAAAATGGATTAGCTCATTTTTGTGAACACATGGCTTTTAACGGAACAAAAAATTTCCCAAAGAAGGGTGTGTTAAATTTTCTTGAGAGAATTGGGGTTAAATTTGGTCATAATGTTAATGCTTTTACCTCTACCGATGTAACTTGTTATAATTTATCGGATGTGCCACTTACAAAGCCCGAATATGTAGACTCAGCCTTACTGGTATTACATGATTGGTCTAACTATGTTTCTTTTGAAAGTGAAGAAATTGATGCAGAAAGAGGAGTTATTCATGAAGAGTGGAGAAGTCGACGTAATGCTGATTTTAGAATGAGTAAAGCCACAATGCCTGTGATTTATAAAGATTCGAAATATGCAGAGCGAGATGTTATTGGAGAATTGGATGTGATTGATAATTGTTCGTATGAAACCATGCGAAGCTTTTATCGCGATTGGTATCGTCCCGATCTTCAGGCGATAATAATAGTTGGTGATTTTGATGCCGAGAAAATGGAAAAGAAAGTTGTCGACTTGTTTTCAAAAATTCCTGCAGCAGTAAATCCTAAAGAGAGAACTCTTTTTGAATTACCTGATAATAAAGAACCATTAATTGCTATTGCTACCGATAAAGAGGCAAGAAATGCTCAAATTAGAGTGATGTATAAGAATGATGTTGTACCTCCAGAAAAAAAAGATATTTCATACTTGCGTTACTTATATATTCAGAATTTGATAGAAATGATGTTGGGCGATCGTTTTTCTGAAAAAACACAAAGCGAAAATCCACCTTATGTGTATGCTTTTGGATATTATGGCGACATGGTTAGAACAAAATCGGCTTTTACTACAGTATCGGTTGCAAAATTAGATAATATTGATCTTGGTTTAATAAGCCTTTTAGACGAAAATGAGCGTATTAAGCGATACGGATTTGTATCTTCCGAGTTGGATCGTGCAAAAGCAGATTTATTAAGTAGACTAGAAAAAGCTTTTAATGATAGGGATAAACAAAAAAATGAAAGTTACGTTTGGGAGTATTTTGAGAATTTTTTAACAAATGAACCTATTCCTGGTGTCGAAATGGAATATCAGATTGCTCAAATGTTACTTCCAGCTATAAAAGTTGACGAAGTAAATGCTAAAATACAATCGTGGATTCATGATGACAATATGCTTGTTAGTATTACTGGTCCGGAAAAAGACGGAGTTGTATATCCTACAAAGGAAAAGGTAGCTGAATATATTCTTGAGTCTCGTAAAAAAGATATTAAAGCCTATAAAGACAATGTTTCAAACGAACCTTTAATTGCCAAAGCACCAAAAGCTGGAAAAGTAATTGATTCAAGCCTGAATAAAGAGTTGGATGCCACCATTTGGAAATTGGAAAATGGTCTTAAAGTTATCATCAAGAAAACAGATTTTAAAGATGATGAAATTATGATGAAAGCATACAGTTATGGTGGAAGCTCTTTGTATCCAGCAGAATATATGCCATCAGCAGACTTGCTTGGAGTAATTGTTGGGGAAAGTGGTCTTGCATCTTTCGATAAAACATCTCTACAAAAGAAATTAGCTGGGAAAGTGGCAAGTGTTAGTCCTTATGTATCCGAATTAAAAGAAGGTTTTGACGGTCGCAGTTCTGTAAAAGATTTTGAAACTTTACTTCAATTAACAAATTTATATTTTACAAATCCTCGTTTCGATGAATCAACATATAAAGGTGTAATGAGTCGTTATGCTGCAGTAATTCAAAATAAGAGTGCTAATCCAATGTCTTGTTTTGGTGATTCAATTAGAACTGTAATGGCTGATTATAACCCTCGTGTTAAGCCTATGAACAAAGAGCTGTTAAAGAAAGTGGAGTTTTCTAAAATTCGGGAAATTTATAAAGATCGCTTTGCAGATGCTTCAGATTTCACTTTTATTTTTGTTGGAAATATTGATGCAGAAGTTGCTAAGCCAATGATAGAGACTTATTTGGGATCGCTTCCTTCAATTAACAGAAAAGAAGATTTTAAAGATAATGGTGTACGTCCTCCATATCGTATTGTCGATCGAGATATTTTTATGGATATGGAAATTCCTAAAGCAAGTGTGTATGTTAGTTTTGTTGGAGAGGCAAAATACAATTGTAATACTCGCTTGTGCTTGGAAGCAATTTCTCATATTTTGGATCTTAGATATACTGAAGAAATAAGGGAAAAAGAAGGAGGAACCTATGGAGTATCTACTTGGGAAGATTTTGATAAAATTCCTTATGAGGGATATAGTATGAATATGTATTTTGATTGCGATCCTGATAAGGTTGAGAAATTGAAGTCCTTACTATATAGCGAAATCGAAAAATTAAAGAAAGATGGTCCATCGGATGTTGATTTGGATAAAGCAAGAAAATATTTCCAAAAGTCAAGAGAAGAAAATTTACACAAGAATAAGTTCTGGATTAATGCATTAGAGCATAACTGTATTTACAATGAGAATATTGTAGCTCCTAAAAATTATGATGAGATTGTTAAGAGTTTAACTGGTAAAATGATTCAAAAAACTGCTAATAAAATATTTGATAATAATCAGCATGTAGAGATTATTATGAAACCTAAAAAATCATAA
- a CDS encoding 3-methyl-2-oxobutanoate dehydrogenase subunit VorB, whose product MGDVRLMKGNEVIAEAAIRCGCDGYFGYPITPQSEIMETLMVRNPQKETGMVVLQAESEVAAINMVYGGASCGKKVMTSSSSPGISLKAEGITYLAGAELPALVVNVVRGGPGLGTIQPAQSDYFQAVKGGGHGDYKLIVLAPASVQEMNDFVDLGFKLAFKYLNPAMILTDGVIGQMMEKVELADYKPRWTAEEIEKQSGAWATTGKTAGAKRRISTSLDLDSAKQEIFNHKLQAKYRAMEENDVRFEKIECDDAEYLFVAYGSSARICQKAIEQAREKGIKVGLLRPITLFPYPTKQIQEMLGQVKGILSVEMSAGQMVEDVRLAVNGKVPVEHFGRYGGIIPTPEEVVEALEEKILGK is encoded by the coding sequence ATGGGAGACGTTCGTTTAATGAAAGGAAATGAGGTTATCGCTGAAGCAGCTATTCGTTGTGGATGTGATGGGTATTTTGGTTACCCAATTACTCCTCAGTCCGAAATTATGGAAACCCTAATGGTCCGCAACCCCCAAAAAGAAACGGGGATGGTGGTCCTGCAAGCTGAAAGTGAAGTTGCTGCCATTAATATGGTTTATGGTGGTGCTTCTTGTGGTAAAAAAGTAATGACTTCATCATCGAGTCCTGGAATTAGCCTTAAAGCTGAAGGAATTACCTATTTAGCAGGAGCAGAACTTCCAGCCTTAGTAGTAAATGTTGTACGAGGAGGACCAGGTCTTGGAACAATTCAGCCTGCGCAATCTGATTATTTTCAGGCTGTTAAGGGCGGTGGTCATGGTGATTATAAACTAATTGTTTTGGCTCCTGCTTCGGTACAGGAAATGAATGATTTTGTAGATCTTGGATTCAAATTGGCATTTAAATACTTAAACCCAGCTATGATTTTGACCGATGGAGTTATTGGTCAGATGATGGAAAAGGTTGAGTTGGCTGATTATAAGCCTCGTTGGACTGCAGAAGAAATTGAGAAACAATCAGGAGCTTGGGCTACAACTGGTAAAACAGCTGGGGCAAAACGTAGAATTTCTACTTCTTTAGATCTGGATTCGGCAAAGCAGGAAATTTTCAACCATAAATTGCAAGCGAAATATCGTGCAATGGAAGAGAATGATGTGCGATTCGAAAAAATTGAATGCGATGATGCAGAATATCTTTTTGTTGCTTATGGATCAAGTGCTCGTATTTGTCAAAAAGCAATAGAGCAGGCTCGCGAAAAAGGCATTAAGGTAGGTTTATTGCGACCAATTACTCTTTTCCCTTATCCAACTAAGCAAATTCAGGAAATGTTAGGACAAGTTAAGGGTATTCTTTCTGTAGAAATGAGTGCTGGTCAGATGGTAGAAGATGTTAGACTTGCAGTAAACGGTAAAGTGCCTGTAGAACACTTTGGACGCTATGGTGGTATCATTCCTACTCCTGAGGAAGTTGTAGAAGCATTGGAAGAAAAAATTTTAGGAAAATAA
- a CDS encoding pitrilysin family protein, with protein MKRLLLLSLLAVFTLASGFSQNGKIEFEEYDLDNGLHVILQQDHTTPNIVVSVMYHVGSKNENPEMTGFAHFFEHLMFEGTDNIPRHQYDKYVSRAGGELNANTSSDRTYYFEKLPSNQLALGLWLESERMMHAKVEAIGIKTQKGVVIQEKKQSYDNRPYGRILPETMKRAYVKHPYRWITIGDEEHIRNAKDEDFVNFYKEFYVPNNAVLTICGDFKTGEAKKFVSEYFDEIPKGTKEIYRPSIVEPVKTAEVRDTVYDNIQLPAVIQAYHIPAVGTPDFYAVNMLSKLMTDGKSSRLYKTLVNEKQLALEMMAFPMPNEDPGLTLAFGIPNMGVDLKDLETEMDSQFAIARDELISEKEFQKLRNKIENELVSSNATIEKRAENLATAYTYFKDSKRVNQELEKYFAVTKEDIRKVAKKYFVPKNRVVLYYMPKQN; from the coding sequence ATGAAAAGGCTTCTACTGCTTTCATTGCTAGCTGTGTTTACACTAGCAAGTGGTTTTTCCCAAAATGGAAAAATTGAGTTTGAAGAATACGATTTGGATAATGGCTTGCATGTTATTTTGCAGCAAGATCATACTACTCCTAATATCGTAGTTTCGGTAATGTACCATGTTGGTTCAAAAAATGAGAATCCTGAAATGACCGGGTTTGCACACTTTTTTGAGCATTTAATGTTTGAAGGGACTGATAATATTCCAAGACATCAGTATGATAAATATGTATCAAGAGCTGGTGGAGAGTTGAATGCAAATACATCTTCAGATAGAACTTATTATTTTGAGAAGCTTCCATCAAATCAATTGGCTTTAGGGCTTTGGTTAGAATCGGAAAGAATGATGCATGCTAAAGTTGAGGCAATTGGAATTAAAACTCAAAAAGGTGTAGTAATTCAAGAGAAAAAACAAAGCTACGACAATCGTCCGTATGGTAGAATTTTACCTGAAACCATGAAAAGAGCTTATGTGAAACATCCGTATAGATGGATAACTATTGGCGATGAGGAGCATATTAGAAATGCAAAAGATGAGGATTTTGTGAATTTTTATAAAGAATTTTATGTGCCTAATAATGCTGTTCTAACTATTTGTGGTGATTTTAAAACTGGAGAAGCCAAGAAATTTGTTTCGGAGTATTTCGATGAAATTCCTAAAGGAACAAAAGAAATTTATCGTCCTTCAATTGTTGAGCCTGTAAAAACTGCCGAGGTAAGAGATACTGTTTATGATAATATTCAACTGCCTGCTGTAATACAGGCATATCATATACCTGCAGTTGGAACACCAGATTTTTATGCAGTTAATATGTTATCAAAATTAATGACAGATGGTAAAAGTTCTCGTTTGTATAAAACTTTGGTGAATGAGAAGCAGTTGGCTCTTGAAATGATGGCTTTTCCAATGCCTAACGAAGATCCGGGTTTAACTTTAGCTTTTGGTATTCCTAATATGGGTGTTGATTTAAAAGATCTTGAAACCGAAATGGATTCACAATTTGCTATTGCTCGTGATGAATTAATCTCGGAGAAAGAATTCCAAAAATTAAGAAATAAAATTGAGAACGAATTGGTAAGCTCTAATGCAACTATCGAAAAACGTGCCGAAAACCTGGCAACTGCTTATACATACTTTAAAGATTCTAAAAGGGTAAACCAAGAATTAGAGAAGTATTTTGCAGTAACAAAAGAAGATATTCGCAAAGTTGCTAAAAAATACTTTGTTCCTAAAAATAGAGTGGTTCTTTATTATATGCCAAAGCAGAATTAA
- a CDS encoding pyridoxal phosphate-dependent aminotransferase, protein MSTPINKEIVDKKLQLCGIKDMAEASIRDVVRLVNMIEEESGEKFVRMEMGVPGLKPAKVGIDAEKKALDDGVASAYPMLEGVRELKEEGSKFVKNFMNIDIKSDGIVPTVGSMQGGYAAFMAIGACHAQKDTILFIDPGFPVQKTQLEIMGQKYESFDVYNYRGDKIRAKLEEFLSKGNIAGIIYSNPNNPAWICFNDNELRIIGELATKYDVIIMEDLAYFAMDFRSDLGKPGVAPYQPSVANYTKNYVLMISSSKAFSYAGQRIGLLCISDELYCRKFPNLKKRFGGEEFGYALIYRIIYALSSGTSHSAQYALSAMLKAANEGSFDFIESVKEYGERAQIMKKLFTLNGFDLVYDTDVNQPVADGFYFTVSFPGMTGAELNKQLLYYGISAICLNETGSLKEGLRACVSQISRKQFKDLESRLEKFAKQQHLENKIGL, encoded by the coding sequence ATGAGCACCCCAATAAATAAAGAAATAGTAGATAAAAAACTACAGCTTTGTGGAATTAAAGATATGGCTGAAGCTTCTATTCGCGATGTTGTACGGCTTGTAAATATGATTGAAGAAGAGTCGGGAGAGAAATTCGTACGCATGGAAATGGGAGTTCCAGGTTTAAAACCAGCTAAAGTTGGAATTGATGCAGAAAAAAAAGCACTCGACGATGGAGTTGCTTCTGCATATCCAATGTTGGAAGGTGTTCGGGAATTAAAAGAAGAAGGCTCTAAATTCGTAAAGAATTTTATGAATATTGATATTAAGTCTGATGGTATTGTTCCCACAGTCGGATCTATGCAGGGAGGATATGCGGCATTTATGGCTATTGGTGCTTGTCATGCTCAAAAGGATACCATTTTATTTATTGATCCGGGCTTTCCTGTTCAAAAAACTCAGCTCGAGATAATGGGGCAGAAATATGAGTCGTTTGATGTATACAATTACCGTGGCGACAAAATAAGAGCGAAACTAGAGGAGTTTTTATCAAAAGGGAATATTGCAGGTATCATCTATTCAAACCCGAATAATCCTGCCTGGATATGTTTTAACGATAATGAACTTAGAATAATCGGTGAATTAGCAACCAAATACGATGTTATTATAATGGAAGATCTAGCATATTTTGCAATGGATTTTCGTTCTGATTTAGGAAAGCCAGGAGTTGCTCCTTATCAACCAAGTGTTGCGAATTATACTAAGAATTATGTGTTAATGATTTCCAGTTCAAAGGCATTTAGTTATGCTGGTCAGAGAATTGGATTGCTTTGTATTTCTGATGAATTGTACTGCAGAAAATTCCCAAATCTTAAAAAAAGATTTGGGGGAGAAGAGTTTGGTTATGCTCTCATATATAGAATTATATATGCTCTTTCCTCAGGAACATCACATTCGGCACAATATGCATTAAGTGCCATGTTAAAAGCTGCAAACGAGGGAAGTTTTGATTTTATTGAAAGTGTTAAAGAGTATGGTGAAAGAGCACAGATAATGAAGAAACTATTTACCCTAAATGGTTTTGATTTAGTTTATGATACAGATGTAAACCAACCTGTAGCTGATGGATTTTATTTTACAGTTTCATTTCCAGGTATGACCGGAGCCGAATTGAATAAACAATTACTTTACTACGGAATCTCAGCTATTTGTTTGAATGAAACAGGTAGTTTAAAAGAGGGTTTGCGCGCTTGTGTTTCTCAAATTTCACGAAAGCAGTTTAAAGATCTGGAATCCAGATTGGAAAAGTTCGCAAAACAGCAGCATTTAGAGAATAAAATAGGATTGTAA
- a CDS encoding 2-oxoacid:acceptor oxidoreductase family protein, producing the protein MTEEIIIAGFGGQGVLSMGKILAYSGIMQDQEVSWMPSYGPEMRGGTANVTVILSDERISSPVLKKFDTAIILNQQSMDKFEEEVKPGGTLLYDPNGITRHPERKDINIYKIPGAALATEMGNPKTFNMIIMGGFLKVKPIVKIENVQKGLEKSLPERHHKLIPLNIEAIQKGIGCVEVVHEV; encoded by the coding sequence ATGACAGAAGAAATTATCATTGCAGGATTTGGTGGTCAAGGTGTACTTTCAATGGGTAAAATTTTAGCTTACTCAGGTATCATGCAAGACCAGGAAGTATCATGGATGCCATCTTATGGCCCTGAAATGCGTGGAGGTACTGCAAATGTAACTGTAATCCTTAGCGATGAAAGAATTAGTTCACCTGTTTTGAAAAAGTTTGATACTGCTATCATTCTTAACCAACAGTCGATGGATAAGTTCGAAGAAGAGGTTAAACCTGGCGGAACTTTACTGTATGATCCAAACGGAATTACTCGTCATCCAGAAAGAAAAGATATTAATATCTATAAAATTCCCGGAGCAGCATTAGCTACCGAAATGGGAAACCCAAAAACATTTAATATGATTATTATGGGAGGTTTTCTTAAAGTAAAACCAATCGTAAAAATTGAAAATGTACAAAAAGGATTAGAAAAATCTCTTCCTGAACGTCACCACAAATTAATTCCTTTAAATATTGAAGCTATTCAAAAAGGAATTGGTTGTGTAGAGGTTGTACATGAGGTATAG